A genomic window from Arthrobacter sp. FW305-BF8 includes:
- a CDS encoding ABC transporter permease subunit: MTNQALNNPQGADVRPEDAPATARSFDFAYWWDRVGILVVLIALVALMVVIAPNFASVNNLLNIARSISINAILAAGMTFVILAAGIDLSVGSILAVSGVASVMTGIAGLPAPVAILVGVATGAVAGWINGMLSAYLALAAFIVTLGTMTFLRGLAYTMTDGQPIVSNTLSFRDIGNGYLAGIPVPVVIMIIVYVAAWFILERTRYGRHVYAVGGNAEAARLAGINVKRVITSVYIIAGVCAGLAGVIFSARVVSAQPTAGTGYELDAIAAVVLGGTSLVGGRGRIYGTLIGSIILGVLSTGLILMNVQFFTQLLIKGLVIILAVAIDSLKQRTLRLPWSRAIAAQAPA, encoded by the coding sequence ATGACTAACCAGGCTCTGAACAACCCGCAGGGCGCCGACGTCCGGCCAGAGGACGCACCTGCCACCGCCCGCAGCTTTGACTTTGCCTATTGGTGGGACCGCGTCGGCATACTCGTGGTCCTGATCGCGCTCGTTGCGCTAATGGTCGTCATCGCCCCGAATTTCGCGAGCGTCAACAACCTCCTCAACATTGCGCGGTCGATCTCGATCAACGCGATCCTGGCGGCCGGAATGACATTCGTCATTCTCGCTGCCGGAATCGACCTTTCGGTCGGTTCCATTCTGGCCGTCTCCGGTGTCGCATCGGTCATGACAGGCATTGCCGGACTCCCCGCGCCCGTCGCGATCCTGGTGGGAGTTGCTACCGGCGCTGTCGCGGGTTGGATCAACGGTATGCTCAGCGCCTACCTGGCACTGGCCGCCTTCATCGTCACCCTTGGCACCATGACCTTCCTTCGCGGCCTGGCCTACACCATGACCGACGGGCAACCCATTGTCTCCAACACGCTCAGTTTCCGAGACATCGGCAACGGGTACTTGGCGGGCATCCCGGTGCCCGTGGTGATCATGATCATCGTCTACGTAGCGGCGTGGTTCATCCTTGAGCGCACCCGCTATGGCCGGCACGTCTACGCAGTGGGAGGCAACGCCGAAGCCGCACGGTTGGCAGGCATCAACGTCAAGCGCGTCATCACTTCCGTTTACATCATCGCCGGCGTCTGCGCAGGGCTCGCCGGTGTCATCTTCTCCGCCCGAGTCGTCTCCGCCCAGCCAACAGCCGGCACCGGCTACGAACTCGACGCGATCGCCGCAGTTGTCCTGGGCGGCACGAGTCTTGTCGGCGGACGCGGACGGATCTACGGCACCCTGATCGGCTCCATCATTCTCGGTGTCCTCAGCACCGGACTGATCCTGATGAATGTCCAGTTCTTCACCCAACTGCTGATCAAGGGACTCGTCATCATCCTCGCAGTGGCCATCGACAGCCTGAAACAACGCACACTTCGCCTGCCATGGTCGAGGGCCATCGCGGCCCAGGCACCGGCATAA
- a CDS encoding sugar ABC transporter ATP-binding protein, whose amino-acid sequence MTTTTSRQPLLQLEGITKRFGATLALNNVHFELRAGEVHALMGENGAGKSTLMKILAGNVTRDSGRILMNGTEIDIRSPHEAVAHGIAIIHQELNTVPAMTVAENLALGREPSTKFGALDRRAMITQAREKLARVGARIDPRTELGQLSVGMQQMVEIARAVSENARILVLDEPTAALSRSETLHLFQIINELRDAGVGLVYISHRMEEVWELADRVTVFRDGTYVGTRGKTEISPPDVVRMMVGRNLEDLYHHDRHSPGEVLLEVKELTDGAGIGPVSFQVRSGEVVALSGLIGAGRTETARMIFGADRPRAGTVTVRGKAALASSPAQAIAHGIAMVPEDRKDQALFVSHTVEDNIAVSSLGGHVTAGVLQRARIRSAVKKQMERLHLRQNALRLPVSALSGGNQQKAVLARWLMRESDVLILDEPTRGVDIGAKSEIYEVINDLAKAGKAILVISSDLPEAIGISDRLLVMRSGRIVQELNSRTASEEDVMSHATGTAAQTNGEFHD is encoded by the coding sequence ATGACTACAACAACTTCCCGCCAGCCGCTGCTGCAGCTGGAAGGCATCACAAAGCGCTTCGGCGCCACGCTCGCCCTCAATAACGTCCACTTCGAACTGCGTGCCGGTGAAGTACATGCTTTGATGGGCGAGAACGGAGCCGGAAAATCCACGCTGATGAAGATCCTGGCGGGAAACGTGACCCGCGATTCCGGACGGATCCTGATGAACGGCACCGAAATCGACATCCGCTCCCCGCATGAGGCCGTCGCCCACGGCATCGCCATCATCCATCAGGAGCTGAACACGGTGCCGGCGATGACAGTGGCCGAGAACCTGGCCCTCGGACGAGAGCCTTCGACCAAGTTCGGGGCCTTGGACCGCCGCGCCATGATCACCCAGGCCCGTGAGAAACTCGCCCGGGTCGGGGCACGGATCGATCCCCGCACGGAACTGGGCCAGCTCAGTGTCGGCATGCAACAGATGGTTGAGATTGCCCGGGCCGTCAGCGAGAACGCCAGGATCCTGGTCCTGGATGAACCAACAGCGGCCCTCTCACGCAGCGAAACCCTCCACCTCTTCCAGATCATCAACGAACTGCGCGACGCAGGCGTCGGGCTCGTATACATCTCCCACCGCATGGAAGAGGTCTGGGAGCTTGCGGACCGTGTGACCGTCTTCCGTGACGGAACATACGTAGGGACCCGGGGAAAGACCGAGATCAGCCCTCCGGACGTCGTACGGATGATGGTGGGCCGCAACCTCGAGGACCTCTACCATCACGACCGGCACAGCCCAGGAGAGGTCCTGCTCGAAGTCAAGGAACTCACCGACGGAGCCGGCATCGGGCCGGTCAGCTTCCAAGTACGGTCGGGCGAGGTCGTCGCCCTGTCCGGGCTGATCGGGGCCGGCCGCACGGAAACGGCCCGGATGATCTTTGGCGCCGACCGGCCCCGTGCCGGCACCGTCACCGTTCGAGGCAAAGCGGCACTGGCCTCCAGCCCGGCCCAGGCGATCGCACACGGAATCGCCATGGTCCCCGAGGACCGCAAAGACCAGGCTTTGTTCGTCTCCCACACTGTCGAGGACAACATCGCTGTCAGTTCCCTGGGCGGCCACGTGACCGCCGGCGTGCTCCAGCGGGCCAGGATCCGGAGCGCCGTGAAAAAGCAGATGGAACGCCTGCACCTGCGGCAGAACGCCCTGCGCCTGCCGGTCAGCGCGCTTTCGGGCGGCAACCAGCAAAAGGCCGTGCTGGCCCGGTGGCTGATGCGCGAATCCGACGTGTTGATCCTGGATGAACCCACGAGGGGCGTGGACATCGGCGCGAAAAGCGAAATCTATGAGGTCATCAATGACCTCGCCAAGGCCGGTAAGGCCATCCTGGTCATCTCCTCGGACCTGCCCGAAGCGATCGGTATCAGCGACCGGCTCCTCGTGATGCGCTCCGGACGGATCGTCCAGGAACTCAACTCACGCACCGCCAGCGAAGAGGACGTCATGTCCCACGCGACCGGAACAGCAGCACAAACAAACGGAGAATTCCATGACTAA
- a CDS encoding ABC transporter substrate-binding protein: protein MNQLVKKSAVFTAAATLAALSLTSCSSGDSQASTNKPTKIEKIGLMVQDMSNPFFSAMDKGAKEAAAKIGATTNTQDAQLDLANQNTQIDTFIQQGVNLIVISAVDENGIQPAIERAKQAGIIVIAVDTPAKSADAVVMTNAVQAGEKSCQYLFEQMGGKGSVLLVDGTPLQTIRDRITGCKNVVKKFPNIKVVGQQASKNDRASGLAVTTDMLTATPDVQGIFGMNDPSALGAVLAVQQAHKAGTVKVTGVDGSPEAVAELKQPGSPFIGTATQNPAEMVRKAVEIAQNIIDNKPPAESTVLIPSELVTRENVSQYKGW from the coding sequence ATGAATCAGCTCGTCAAGAAGTCTGCAGTCTTCACTGCCGCCGCAACACTCGCCGCACTCAGCCTGACCTCCTGCAGTTCCGGTGACAGCCAGGCAAGCACCAACAAGCCGACAAAGATCGAAAAGATCGGCCTCATGGTCCAGGACATGTCCAACCCGTTCTTTTCCGCTATGGACAAGGGAGCGAAGGAGGCCGCCGCGAAGATCGGAGCCACCACCAACACCCAGGACGCCCAGCTTGACCTGGCGAATCAGAACACCCAGATCGACACGTTCATCCAGCAGGGCGTGAACCTGATTGTCATCAGCGCCGTGGACGAAAACGGCATCCAGCCCGCGATTGAGCGAGCCAAGCAGGCAGGCATCATTGTCATCGCCGTGGACACCCCGGCCAAGAGCGCGGACGCCGTGGTGATGACCAACGCCGTCCAGGCCGGTGAAAAATCTTGCCAGTACCTGTTTGAGCAGATGGGAGGAAAGGGCAGTGTCCTCCTGGTGGACGGAACCCCGCTTCAGACGATCCGTGACCGCATCACCGGCTGCAAGAACGTCGTGAAGAAGTTCCCTAACATCAAGGTTGTCGGGCAGCAGGCGTCCAAGAACGACCGGGCTTCCGGCCTCGCCGTGACCACGGATATGCTCACGGCTACCCCTGACGTTCAGGGGATCTTCGGCATGAACGACCCGTCCGCCCTCGGTGCGGTTCTGGCGGTCCAGCAGGCACACAAGGCGGGGACCGTGAAAGTCACCGGTGTGGACGGCAGCCCAGAAGCGGTGGCGGAACTGAAGCAGCCCGGCTCACCGTTCATTGGCACCGCAACCCAGAATCCTGCCGAAATGGTCCGCAAGGCCGTCGAAATCGCGCAGAACATCATCGACAACAAGCCCCCGGCGGAGAGCACCGTCCTGATCCCCAGCGAGCTCGTGACCCGCGAGAACGTCAGCCAGTACAAGGGCTGGTAA
- a CDS encoding LacI family DNA-binding transcriptional regulator, giving the protein MAKKPTLRDLSEATGLSSYTVSRALSNGADVSDASRKVVLKAARELGYVPNRAAQELRKKSRSSIAVITASTSNYYYLDLMKGIQRVLRGSNRNAVVADIAAEGVYTPEVEDAIVQDLIQSRTAGIITTLTLSLENVRLLESWDIPVVFVDSAPPKDAAQVPSILTDNFAASMKAGAHLAQHGYTDWLFLAYPGRWSTRAERERGLREAADKHGAVLQVLETENDADSACRTLSAYLDTPGQALPRAVIAGNNPLLHGVLTVLRQRGVAVPTQVALIAFDEFAWAPLLDPPLTVVDEDSESIGVMAAQTLTRILDGQLEAERRGESPVPDYRPEDRREVNADLIVRQSCGC; this is encoded by the coding sequence ATGGCGAAGAAGCCAACGCTGCGGGACTTGAGCGAAGCCACAGGCCTTTCTTCCTATACGGTTTCGCGCGCCCTGAGTAACGGCGCGGATGTCTCCGATGCGAGCCGGAAGGTGGTGCTGAAGGCTGCCCGGGAGCTGGGTTACGTCCCGAATCGTGCTGCGCAGGAGCTCCGCAAGAAATCGCGCAGTTCGATCGCGGTCATCACCGCGAGCACGTCGAACTACTACTATCTGGACTTGATGAAGGGCATTCAGCGTGTTCTGCGCGGATCCAACCGAAATGCGGTTGTGGCCGACATCGCGGCAGAAGGTGTGTACACGCCCGAGGTGGAAGATGCCATTGTTCAGGATCTGATCCAGTCACGGACGGCCGGCATTATCACTACCCTGACGCTGAGCCTGGAGAACGTAAGGCTCCTGGAAAGCTGGGACATCCCCGTGGTTTTCGTGGACTCGGCGCCGCCGAAGGACGCGGCACAAGTCCCCAGTATCCTCACAGACAATTTTGCGGCGAGCATGAAGGCGGGGGCCCATTTGGCCCAGCACGGGTATACGGATTGGCTCTTCCTGGCCTATCCGGGCCGCTGGTCCACGCGGGCCGAGCGGGAGCGGGGGCTCCGCGAGGCGGCGGACAAGCATGGGGCTGTGCTGCAGGTGCTGGAGACGGAGAACGACGCCGACTCGGCGTGCCGGACGCTGTCCGCCTATCTGGATACACCCGGCCAGGCTCTGCCGAGGGCGGTCATCGCTGGAAACAACCCGCTGCTCCACGGCGTCCTCACCGTGCTTCGACAACGCGGAGTTGCTGTCCCCACCCAGGTGGCTCTCATAGCGTTTGACGAGTTTGCCTGGGCGCCCTTACTGGATCCCCCGCTGACAGTGGTGGATGAGGACAGCGAATCGATCGGCGTTATGGCCGCACAGACGCTGACCCGAATCCTGGACGGACAGCTGGAGGCCGAACGGCGGGGCGAGTCACCCGTGCCTGACTACCGTCCCGAGGACCGCCGGGAGGTGAACGCGGACTTAATCGTGCGTCAGTCATGCGGATGCTGA
- a CDS encoding cytochrome d ubiquinol oxidase subunit II, with protein MPLAELLMAAMWVCLTAYALFGGADFGGGFWDLIAGRAEKGRSQRNLIEHSIGPIWEANHVWLIFVIILTWTVVPPAFAAVSSTLYIPLTLVAVGIIARGSAFAFRKVSQQLWQQRLFGGAFALSSVLTPFFLGTVGGSLASGRVPPGIAAGDPITSWVNPTSLTSGLLAVTTTAYLAAVYLTHDARREGDPALAEAFRRKALGSGVATGLVAGVELLVLAMDAPGLFRQLLSMPAAPPAALSIAAGAASLALMWRRRFLTVRVSAALAVTALLWSWGIGQYPYVLPGLALAEAAATENVLVANSIAVVVAGILVIPSLWWLYAIFQRDQFAKHR; from the coding sequence GTGCCGCTTGCCGAGCTGCTGATGGCAGCAATGTGGGTCTGTCTCACGGCGTATGCATTGTTCGGAGGCGCTGACTTTGGCGGGGGCTTCTGGGATCTCATCGCCGGCCGGGCCGAGAAGGGAAGATCGCAGCGGAACCTGATTGAGCACTCGATCGGACCCATCTGGGAAGCCAACCACGTCTGGCTGATCTTCGTCATCATTCTTACCTGGACTGTGGTCCCCCCGGCATTCGCAGCGGTTTCCTCGACCCTCTACATCCCACTGACCCTCGTTGCGGTGGGCATTATCGCGAGAGGCTCCGCCTTCGCGTTCAGAAAGGTGAGCCAGCAGCTGTGGCAGCAACGGCTGTTCGGAGGGGCATTCGCCCTGTCGTCCGTACTTACGCCCTTCTTCCTCGGGACCGTGGGAGGCTCTCTTGCCTCCGGGCGCGTCCCGCCAGGGATAGCGGCAGGTGACCCGATCACAAGCTGGGTCAATCCAACGTCGCTGACCAGTGGACTGCTCGCCGTGACCACAACGGCCTACCTTGCCGCCGTGTACCTGACCCACGATGCGCGCAGGGAGGGTGATCCGGCCTTGGCCGAAGCATTCCGACGCAAGGCTCTGGGCTCCGGGGTGGCCACAGGCCTGGTGGCCGGCGTCGAGCTGCTGGTGCTCGCGATGGACGCGCCCGGGCTGTTCCGTCAGCTTCTGTCCATGCCCGCCGCGCCCCCGGCCGCATTGTCAATTGCAGCTGGGGCGGCCTCGCTGGCCCTGATGTGGCGGCGCCGCTTCCTCACCGTCCGAGTCTCCGCTGCCCTTGCCGTTACAGCGCTCCTGTGGAGCTGGGGCATCGGACAGTATCCCTATGTCCTTCCAGGCCTGGCGCTGGCCGAGGCCGCAGCCACCGAAAACGTCCTGGTAGCCAACTCAATCGCAGTCGTGGTCGCCGGGATTTTGGTGATTCCCTCACTGTGGTGGCTCTACGCAATCTTCCAACGAGACCAATTTGCCAAGCACCGCTAG
- a CDS encoding cytochrome ubiquinol oxidase subunit I codes for MLVDAVFQVQPVDLMAARLQMALSLGWHIIVACFGVGMPAITLLAEWRGHKTGDLNYRLLARRWARVMGVLFAVGAVSGTILSFEMGLLWPGLMGVYGEVIGLPFTLEGIAFFIEAIFLGIYLYAWDRLPARVHMLTGIPVILAGVASAFFVVTANAWMQQPTGFDEENGRIISVDPVAAMFSPATPPQTVHMILAAFMVAGFGMASVYAFAMLRGRRDRYHRLGFVLPFTIAAAITPIQIGVGDWAAHFVADYQPVKLAAMEGIFETQRSAPLHIGGVAIDGDMQYAIEIPGGLSLLAHFDPNAEVMGLNEVPEDARPPVNVVHLAFQAMVGGGFALLALSLWMAVAWKRRRELPRTKWFLRAASVSGLIAVVCLEAGWVVTEVGRQPWIVFGVLRTSDAVNPAPGLFYGFILVSVVYLFLTVATVYVLRRLAKDKPVPLAPQESDVTGYKII; via the coding sequence GTGCTCGTCGATGCTGTTTTCCAGGTCCAGCCGGTCGATCTTATGGCTGCCCGTCTGCAGATGGCCCTTTCGCTGGGCTGGCACATTATTGTGGCGTGTTTCGGCGTCGGCATGCCGGCCATCACATTGTTGGCGGAGTGGCGCGGCCATAAGACGGGCGACCTGAATTACCGGTTGCTGGCCCGGCGCTGGGCGCGGGTGATGGGCGTCTTGTTCGCTGTCGGGGCTGTGTCGGGGACCATTCTCTCGTTCGAGATGGGCTTGCTGTGGCCGGGCCTGATGGGAGTGTATGGCGAGGTGATCGGCCTGCCTTTCACGTTGGAGGGCATTGCCTTCTTCATCGAAGCCATCTTCCTTGGCATCTACCTCTATGCCTGGGACCGGCTGCCTGCGCGGGTTCACATGCTGACAGGCATTCCCGTGATTTTGGCCGGGGTTGCCAGCGCCTTCTTTGTGGTCACCGCGAACGCCTGGATGCAGCAGCCGACGGGATTCGATGAGGAGAACGGCCGAATCATCTCGGTGGACCCGGTGGCGGCTATGTTCAGCCCTGCCACCCCGCCTCAGACCGTCCACATGATCCTCGCCGCATTCATGGTGGCCGGTTTTGGAATGGCCTCGGTCTACGCTTTCGCCATGCTGCGCGGGCGGCGCGACAGATACCACCGGCTCGGTTTCGTGCTGCCCTTCACCATCGCTGCCGCCATCACGCCCATCCAGATTGGGGTAGGCGACTGGGCAGCCCACTTCGTCGCGGACTACCAGCCAGTGAAACTCGCCGCCATGGAGGGAATCTTCGAAACCCAACGCTCAGCCCCGCTGCACATCGGCGGCGTCGCCATTGATGGGGACATGCAGTACGCCATCGAAATTCCCGGCGGCCTGTCCCTCCTGGCGCACTTCGACCCCAACGCGGAGGTCATGGGATTGAATGAAGTCCCGGAAGACGCACGGCCCCCGGTAAACGTCGTGCATCTCGCCTTCCAGGCGATGGTCGGAGGAGGCTTTGCCCTGCTGGCGCTGTCGCTCTGGATGGCGGTCGCCTGGAAACGCCGAAGGGAGTTGCCGCGAACCAAATGGTTCCTGCGGGCCGCCTCGGTCTCGGGACTGATCGCGGTGGTCTGTCTGGAAGCAGGCTGGGTGGTCACTGAAGTCGGCCGGCAGCCCTGGATCGTCTTCGGAGTCCTAAGAACGTCGGACGCCGTCAACCCCGCACCAGGCCTGTTCTACGGGTTCATTCTCGTGTCGGTCGTCTACCTCTTCCTCACCGTTGCCACCGTCTATGTGCTGCGGCGGCTGGCCAAAGACAAGCCCGTCCCCCTGGCCCCTCAGGAGTCGGACGTAACCGGGTACAAAATCATTTAG